One genomic window of Onychostoma macrolepis isolate SWU-2019 chromosome 25, ASM1243209v1, whole genome shotgun sequence includes the following:
- the LOC131534549 gene encoding uncharacterized protein LOC131534549, whose product MSCKIYIKEMDGTRAVCVDSEELKNMTLKEFRRRFCAEEQDLRFIFTGRQLEDDRTLGSYDINDCSTIYAVIRVCGGAPPAEDEGGGMSRTASMERIADMQQTEPQSTR is encoded by the exons ATGAGTTgcaaaatttatattaaagagATGGACGGAACAAGAGCAGTATGTGTGGATTCAGAGGAACTGAAGAACATGACTCTTAAAGAGTTCAGAAGGAGATTCTGTGCCGAAGAAC AGGACCTCAGATTTATCTTCACAGGCAGACAACTGGAGGATGATCGTACACTTGGTTCTTATGACATAAATGACTGCTCTACTATTTATGCAGTTATCCGTGTATGTGGAGGAG CCCCACCAGCTGAAGATGAAGGAGGAGGAATGTCCAGGACTGCATCTATGGAAAGAATAGCTGATATGCAGCAGACTGAGCCACAATCCACTAGATAA